The stretch of DNA CAGGTACAGCACCACGAACATGATCAGCCCGGCGCCGACCACCGCGACCAGCAGCGGGTCCTGCCCGGCCAGGATCGCCGGGAGCACGAAACCGACCAGCACCACAAAGCTCAACGCCAGCGCGCCCAGCGCGGCGAGCCCCTGCCAACGTCCGAGCACCAGCACCGCCGCGGCGAACACGCCCGCGAGCACCAGCAGCGGGCTGCCGCGCTGGAAGTCGACGACCTGGTAGGACGACTCGTCCTCGGGACTCGCACCGGCGTAGGAGAGCACCACCGCGTCGCCGACGGCGAACCGCGGTGTGCCCGGGTCGGTCGGCATGGTCTGTTCGATGACGCGGCCGGGCATCGGGCCGTCCTGCATCTTGACCCGCAGCCGCACGCAGCCGCCGCCTTGATCACCCGCGCTGCATCCGCTCGCGCCTGCCGAGACCACCTCGGCGTTCACCGGGTATTCGCCGAGGCCCAGGTCGGAGCCGGTGCGCTGCTGGTGCCCGAAGGGGAACAGCACGACGGCGCCGATGATCGCGGCGAGCGCGAAGGGCACGAGCGCGATCGCGAGCACCCGTTTGACCGTGCGCGAAGCGGGCGGAGCGTCGTGGCCGTGGCCGTGGCCGTGGCCGTGGGCCGGGGCTTGGGCTTGGGCTTGGGTGCTGCTGTCGGCCTCGGATGCGGGGGAGTCCGACCGCGCGTGCGCGGGGCGGCTCGCTCCTGCCCGTTCCGCACCTGGGCGGCGCCCGGCTTCCGGCGCGCGCTGTCCGCCCGTGCCCTGCCCGGGCCTGCCAGGTGGTCGCGGCCCTGCGGAGCGCCCCGGAGCCTGGTCACCGCGCCCACCGGAGTGCCGCCCTTCCGGCTCGGCATCGCCACCGCGCGGCGGTTGCCCGCCGCGGTCGGCCGGTGGCCGCCCGGGCGGTTGCGGTCTGCGTTGCCGCGGTCGGCGGTGTTCGCCGTCGCCGGGCGGTCCTGTCGGCGGCCGATCATTCACCGGGCAATCGTAGGAGGTGGGCGAGCAGCCTCCGCACGGCTGCGTCCGTGCGGGCAAGAGCCCGATCCGGCGTCCTGTCGGCCTCGCTTCCGGCTGCGCAGTGCTGCTGCCGTTCGCTCAGGTGAGCGAATGTGCTGGACAGTACATCGAAACTGTGTTCGCATTGAGTCATGCGCTGGGAAAAGCAACGGGTCTCGGGCAGCGGTGAGCCGCAGCTGCCCTTGGGCGTCGAGGACGCGCCGACGCGCGGGACCGGGCGGGCGGGACTGGCCGAGCCCGGTCCGGAACCGGTCGCCGCGGGCACCGAGGACGCGCTGGCGATCGAGGTGCGCGCGAGGTCGATCATCAACCGCGTGCCGGGCGCCTCGCAGGTGCCGTTCCGCTGGACGATCAACCCCTACCGCGGCTGCTCGCACGCCTGCCGCTACTGCTTCGCCCGGAACACGCACACCTACCTGGACCTGGACTCCGGGCACGACTTCGACAGCAAGATCGTGGTGAAGGTGAACGCGCCGGAGCTGGTGCGCCGCGAGCTCGCGCACCCGAAGTGGGCGGGCGAGCCGATCGCGATGGGCACCAACACCGACCCGTACCAGCGGGCGGAAGGCCGCTACGGGCTGGTGCGGCGGATCATCGAGGCGTTGCGGGACCGGGCGAACCCGTTCTCGATCCTCACCAAGGGGACGCTGATCCTGCGCGACATCGACCTGCTGGAACAGGCGGCGAGGTCGGCCGCGGTCTCGGTCGCGGTGTCGATCGGCTCGATCGACGAGCAGGTGTGGCGGGACATCGAGCCGGGTGCGCCGTCCCCGCTGCGCCGGGTGGACGTGGTCCGCAGGCTCAGCGCCGCCGGCCTGGGTTGCTCGGTGATGATGGCGCCCGTGCTGCCCGGTTTGAGCGACGGGCCGCAGCAGCTCGACGAAACCGTCGCCGCTCTCGCCGAGGCGGGCGCCACCTCCATCACGCCGCTGGTGCTGCACCTGCGCCCGGGAGCGCGGGAGTGGTATCACGCCTGGTTGAGCGAGCGCCGTCCGGACCTCCTGCCGCTGTACGAGCGGCTGTACCGCAACGGCGCCTACGCGCCGAAGTCCTACCAGGAGGACATCGCGGCCCGCGTGCGAGAAGCGCAGCTGCGGTACGGACCAGGGGAGCGGCGGCCCGGGGCGGGGACTTTCCGCGCGACCGGGCCGCGGTCTGAACCAGCGGAACGGGAAGCGGATCAGCTAGCCCTGCTGTGAATGGCCGAGGGCGTCCTCGCCGACTCCGCCATCCGTTGCAGCCGAATGGGAAGCGCCGCATTCAAAGATCTGCCCGGTGGCGGCCGGAATCGTTCGCGCGCCCGCATTCCGCTCCGGCCGCCACCGACCGCATCCGGAACTCCCTGCGAAAGTAGGGAGAAAGTGCGGTGCGGGCTGCGCCGAAGCCTGGTCGCGGCGTCTTGCCGGTAGCAAAGTGCGGGTACTGTTCGTATTCGATTGACTACTCGGATGGATGAACCAGTGCTCCGGTGCGGGGCGGTTTCAGCGCTCGTCGAGCAGCGCGCTGCGCGACGGCTGCCAGCGCACCCCGAACACGCCCATCCCGAAGTCGAGCTTCACCGCGTGGGTGCGGGCGTGCCCGTCCAGCGGCAGCGGCTTCGGGGTCTCCACGTCCTGGGCCGCGGAGTCGCCGACGAAGCTCTCCACGTGCTGCGGCGGGCAGGCAGGGTCGAACTCCAGCTCCACCACGTACTGCCGCACCGGCAGCCGGAACAGCCGGGAGAACGTGCATTCCGGCTCGTTCGCCCCGGTCGGCATGTCCGAGATCTCGTACTCCAGCAGCATCGTCTCGCCCCGCTCCAGCGGGCGGTCGAACAGCAGCTCCGCGACGATCACGTCTCGCGCGTGGTCGGTGAGCACCTGCCCGATGCGGCAGGAGCGCAGCGGCCGGATCGTCGGTGAGACCGAGCTGGTGGAGGCTCCGTCGAACATCACCACCCATCGGTCCGCACCGTTGGCCTCGGCTCGCAGAAGCTTGCTCGCCCGCACCGTGCGCTGATCGCCGTAGGCGTCCACGTGCACCACGTCGTGCTGCGACAGCCGCGTGAGCTTGCTGTCGTGGCTGGTGTCGATCCGGGTCAGCAGCTCGACCGCGGATTCGTTCTCCGACCACAGCTCGCTCAGCGGCGGCGCGTCGTTCGCGGCCTGCCGGGTGCGCCCGCGCGGGCGCGGAGGACCCAGCAGCGCGGACAGCGCGCCGTCCGGCATCCCGAGCACGTTCTCCAGCTGCTGCAGGGCGAGCAGCGAATCGGGGCGCTCGGGGCGGCGGCGGCCGGATTGCCAGTAGCTCAGCGCGGTGATGCTCACCGGGGTGCCGCGGGTCTGCAGCCGGTGCTGGATGCGTTCCAGGCTCAGCCGGCTGGACCGGATCGCCGCGCGCAGCGCGGCTTCGAACGGTCCGGTGCGGAGCAGTTCCGCGAGCTCGGGCGAGACCGGTGGGGCGTGGTCGTTGCGGACGGCCGTGCGCGACATCGAACGGGTCTCGGTCTTCGGACCGGTCATGGTTACTCCTCGTGTCCGCCGAACTCGGGGACTTACGCTAATGAGTGAAACCCGGTGGCGCAACGATCAAGTTGCGGTTCGGCGCTCCCACCAAAGTGGGAGTATTTCTCCCCCGGTGGCCTCCGGCGGACTACCGCCGAGCGCGCGGTTGACATTGCCATGATCACCGGGAAGTCGCGTTTTCCGGAGCTGCTCGCCGATCGGTTCCGAGTGCGGCAGGAACCCGCGTGATGCCGTCGTAATTGCACGCGGAAAGCGCGGTTCTGTGAGTTAACTCGCGGCGTCACAACCCTGCGGTTCTGCCGCCGCCGAGGGTGCCTGGTCCCGCAGCGAGCGCAATGATCATCCACAACGGATTCGCCCGCGGGTGCGCCCGAAGTCCGGCGGAAACCTGCTCGACGTGTCCCGCCGGACGTTGGATAACCTGGATCCTCAGCCGCCTCGCAGGCCGGGCGCCTGCCGTCGAGCAGCCGCGAGGGAGCAGCCGCGAGCAAGCAGTTGTCGCTTCGCCGACTTGAAGAGGAGCTCAGTACCCGTGATGCGCACGCACGAGGCCGGATCGCTTCGCGCCGGTCACTCCGGGCAGTCCGTCACCTTGGCAGGGTGGGTGGCGCGCCGCCGCGATCACGGTGGAGTGATCTTCATCGATTTGCGCGACGCTTCCGGGGTCGCCCAGGTGGTCTTCCGCGAGGGGGAAATGGCCGCGCGCGCACACCGGCTGCGCGCCGAGTTCTGCGTGCGGGTGACCGGTGAGGTGGTGCGCCGTCCCGTCGGCAACGAGAACGCCGAGATCGGCACCGGTGAGATCGAGGTCTACGCCTCCGAACTGGAAGTGCTGTCCGAGTCCGCGCCGCTGCCGTTCCCGCTGGACGAGCACCTGGAGACCGGCGAGGAGATCCGGCTCAAGCACCGCTACCTGGATCTGCGGCGCAACGGCCCGGCCCGGACCATCCGGATGCGCAGCGAGATCAACCGCGTTGCCCGCAACGTGCTGGGCGACCGGGAATTCGTCGAGGTCGAGACGCCGACGATGACCCGCTCCACGCCCGAGGGCGCCCGCGACTTCCTGGTCCCGGCGCGGCTGCAGCCGGGGACCTGGTACGCGCTGCCGCAGTCGCCGCAGCTGTTCAAGCAGCTGCTGATGGTCGGTGGCGTGGAGCGCTACTTCCAGCTCGCCCGCTGCTACCGGGACGAGGACTTCCGCGCCGATCGCCAGCCCGAGTTCACCCAGCTCGACATCGAGATGAGCTTCGTCGAGCAGGACGACGTGCTCGAACTCGGCGAGGAGATCATCGCCGGGCTGTGGCGCCTGGTCGGCCACGAGGTCCCGCGGCCCATTCCGCGGATGACCTACGCCGATGCGATGTCCCG from Saccharopolyspora sp. SCSIO 74807 encodes:
- a CDS encoding Rv2578c family radical SAM protein, whose protein sequence is MRWEKQRVSGSGEPQLPLGVEDAPTRGTGRAGLAEPGPEPVAAGTEDALAIEVRARSIINRVPGASQVPFRWTINPYRGCSHACRYCFARNTHTYLDLDSGHDFDSKIVVKVNAPELVRRELAHPKWAGEPIAMGTNTDPYQRAEGRYGLVRRIIEALRDRANPFSILTKGTLILRDIDLLEQAARSAAVSVAVSIGSIDEQVWRDIEPGAPSPLRRVDVVRRLSAAGLGCSVMMAPVLPGLSDGPQQLDETVAALAEAGATSITPLVLHLRPGAREWYHAWLSERRPDLLPLYERLYRNGAYAPKSYQEDIAARVREAQLRYGPGERRPGAGTFRATGPRSEPAEREADQLALL